One window of the Populus nigra chromosome 4, ddPopNigr1.1, whole genome shotgun sequence genome contains the following:
- the LOC133690560 gene encoding squamosa promoter-binding-like protein 8, with translation MLEYEWGNPSAMMLSGGDEQAASNQEVQHLNRQANIFDHYTTHSFNDNNLIPQQTSSTLMFQNHPTATNSAHHSFNSLFDPRAYTGSGASSYSANDPSLLSLDSIPTITSVATSTPYFLIPKGEEISRPSDLIASRIGLNLGGRTYFSSAEDDFVKRLYRRSRPLDPGSSSNALRCQAEGCNADLTHAKHYHRRHKVCEFHSKASTVIAAGLTQRFCQQCSRFHILSEFDNGKRSCRKRLADHNRRRRKSHQVNQENQRSQLENAANPSSEILTRSPPDSGAHSTSSATTVAISPPRMSLDCFKQRAYQATAPSFTSSSSPFISRG, from the exons ATGTTGGAGTACGAATGGGGAAACCCATCAGCAATGATGCTATCAGGAGGCGATGAACAAGCTGCGAGCAACCAAGAAGTACAGCACCTAAATCGTCAAGCCAACATTTTCGATCACTACACCACGCACTCTTTCAACGACAACAACCTCATCCCTCAACAAACCTCTTCGACCTTAATGTTTCAGAACCACCCCACTGCCACCAACTCTGCACATCATAGTTTCAACTCTCTTTTCGACCCTCGCGCTTACACTGGTTCCGGTGCCTCCTCTTATTCCGCCAACGATCCTTCCCTCCTTTCCCTTGACTCAATCCCAACAATCACTTCAGTTGCAACTTCAACCCCTTATTTCCTTATACCAAAAGGCGAGGAAATTTCTCGGCCTTCTGATTTGATCGCTTCAAGGATAGGACTGAATTTAGGGGGAAGAACTTATTTTTCTTCGGCTGAGGATGATTTTGTGAAGCGGCTATACCGCCGGTCTAGACCACTTGATCCCGGTTCTTCGTCAAATGCTTTAAGATGTCAAGCTGAAGGATGCAATGCTGATCTTACCCATGCTAAACACTACCATAGACGCCATAAAGTCTGTGAGTTTCACTCTAAAGCTTCTACTGTCATCGCAGCCGGGTTGACGCAGCGATTCTGCCAGCAGTGTAGCAG GTTTCATATTCTCTCGGAATTTGATAATGGAAAGCGTAGTTGCAGAAAGAGATTGGCTGATCACAATCGTCGCAGGCGAAAATCACACCAAGTTAATCAAGAAAATCAGAGATCACAGCTAGAAAATGCTGCTAATCCCTCATCTGAGATTCTCACAA GGTCTCCACCGGACTCTGGTGCTCACTCTACTTCATCGGCGACTACGGTAGCGATATCGCCACCTCGAATGTCTTTGGATTGTTTCAAGCAAAGAGCATATCAAGCTACGGCTCCCTCTTTTACATCATCAAGCTCACCTTTTATCTCGAGAGGGTAA